A part of Daphnia pulex isolate KAP4 chromosome 6, ASM2113471v1 genomic DNA contains:
- the LOC124195979 gene encoding neural/ectodermal development factor IMP-L2-like, whose translation MKPTGIFTNVFLFLAALTLAAAASLPLRRTSIFRDSETPRRQYEELIASRQIRSNFESSTSDDQVEKSSAAGEPAGTLKFHIKPPSQLTVAMNDRLELICDVSGSPPPAVYWLKNGMPIPESPFDRDEIEEASNKISEIESLLPTRGLASTKARLLIDCVDGDAEAIYTCVAQSVNEKIVSSTYVHIEGEVAYNETTCTLRHETDSLPAIVFMWSGTYIDVEGRDAVILCRAAGNPSPKISWYTGDDRLITSGRHYQILPSGDLKIFNLRWNEHMGLYKCRAENEFGLDESVTFVYPVVPES comes from the exons ATGAAACCCACCGGAATTTTTACCAACGTGTTTTTATTCCTGGCCGCATTGACACTGGCCGCAGCAGCCTCCTTGCCGCTCCGCAGAACATCCATCTTCAGG gaTAGCGAGACCCCTCGACGCCAGTACGAGGAATTGATAGCCAGTCGACAAATCCGCAGCAATTTCG AGTCGTCAACATCGGATGATCAAGTCGAAAAATCATCAGCCGCTGGCGAACCTGCCGGAACGTTGAAATTCCACATCAAACCGCCTTCACAATTAACCGTAGCCATGAACGACCGTTTGGAGTTGATCTGTGACGTTTCCGGTTCTCCTCCTCCGGCCGTCTACTGGCTCAAGAACGGCATGCCCATTCCTGAG TCGCCGTTCGACAGAGACGAAATTGAAGAAGCGTCAAACAAAATCTCCGAGATTGAGTCGCTGCTGCCGACCAGAGGTTTGGCTTCGACCAAAGCCCGTTTGCTCATCGATTGCGTTGATGGCGACGCCGAGGCCATTTATACTTGCGTAGCCCAGTCGGTCAACGAGAAGATCGTGTCCAGCACCTACGTTCACATTGAAG GTGAAGTTGCTTATAACGAAACCACCTGCACGTTGAGACACGAGACGGACTCGCTGCCGGCCATCGTTTTCATGTGGTCGGGTACCTACATTGACGTCGAAGGTAGAGATGCCGTCATCTTGTGCCGGGCAGCTGGTAATCCTTCGCCAAAAATTTCGTGGTACACCGGCGACGATCGTCTCATCACCTCCGGACGTCACTATCAG ATCTTGCCCAGTggtgatttgaaaattttcaacCTCCGCTGGAACGAACACATGGGTCTTTACAAATGCCGGGCGGAGAATGAATTCGGATTAGACGAATCGGTCACTTTCGTTTACCCAGTTGTG CCGGAGAGTTAA